Proteins encoded by one window of Collimonas fungivorans:
- a CDS encoding chemotaxis protein CheW — MDNDRNKLLAGQDESEGQKFLVFTLGSEEYGIDILKVQEIRDYEAVTRIAHAPEFIKGVTNLRGIIVPIVDLRIKFRLENIQYNHQTVVIILNVAQRVVGILVDGVSDVLTLGRDEIKPPPEFGAALSAEYLSGLGTVGQRMLILIDIEKLMCSADMALFDSAELV; from the coding sequence ATGGACAATGATCGCAATAAACTCCTGGCTGGACAGGATGAGTCGGAAGGACAGAAATTCCTGGTGTTCACGCTGGGCAGCGAAGAGTACGGCATCGACATCCTGAAAGTGCAGGAAATCCGCGATTACGAAGCGGTGACGCGGATTGCCCATGCACCTGAATTCATCAAGGGTGTGACCAACCTGCGCGGCATCATCGTACCTATCGTCGACCTGCGCATCAAGTTTCGTCTCGAAAATATCCAGTACAACCACCAGACCGTTGTGATCATCCTGAATGTCGCCCAGCGTGTGGTTGGCATATTGGTGGATGGCGTATCCGATGTGCTGACTTTGGGCCGCGATGAAATCAAGCCGCCTCCAGAATTCGGCGCAGCCTTGTCGGCGGAATATCTCAGCGGCCTGGGCACGGTAGGGCAGCGCATGCTGATTCTGATCGATATAGAAAAACTCATGTGCAGCGCAGACATGGCTTTGTTTGACTCCGCTGAACTTGTCTGA
- a CDS encoding transposase encodes MKLRDSQWQKLEPLLIGKQGDPGAKGRDNRLFIDAVLWIISNKSIWRSLPAEFGKWNTTYMRFRRWNECDVWRQLEQDMYDDPLLKSMFHEIVAYGDKQTGRIKQRLARRANKLVYNSSLGKAGGARKNSPGVDESTSHWVGLVMRGSAI; translated from the coding sequence ATGAAACTTAGAGATAGCCAATGGCAAAAACTGGAGCCTTTGTTGATAGGAAAGCAGGGCGATCCTGGCGCCAAGGGCCGGGACAATCGCTTGTTTATCGATGCAGTGCTTTGGATCATCAGCAATAAATCCATCTGGCGCAGCCTGCCTGCCGAGTTCGGCAAATGGAATACCACGTATATGCGCTTCAGGCGATGGAACGAGTGCGACGTCTGGCGCCAGCTGGAGCAAGACATGTACGACGATCCGTTGCTGAAATCCATGTTCCACGAGATCGTGGCGTATGGCGACAAGCAGACCGGGCGCATCAAGCAAAGGCTGGCGCGGCGCGCAAACAAGCTGGTTTACAACTCATCCCTCGGCAAGGCCGGCGGCGCCAGGAAAAATTCGCCGGGCGTGGACGAATCGACGTCGCACTGGGTTGGGCTGGTGATGAGAGGCTCGGCTATTTGA
- a CDS encoding autotransporter serine protease — protein MNKELSAGYSLSVIAMAVSVMISGCGGGGGGSSNPSPPAPAVPTTPPVVTPPAPDNNSGNAITPPVVTPPVLPPPMLNVLDPSNLQAARAQGMTGAGVTVGVVDTDFDVSDTQLAGRISKTVYSSGGANGNMHGTEVAQALAGSTLGVAPGVFVQAAAAGTTGNSLLLNNQIYQDLFAKGVRIFNQSNGISATGASVGQALALHGLYQPYVAQQGLFIWSTGNDGAAQPNLNASLPSLFGDLQSGWLAVTAVNAAGGSNGYSASDTVPGVISSYANRCGVAANWCLAAAGDFISSSSGTRVFGTSFAAPAVSGAAALVQQAYPWMNADLIRQTILSTATDMHYTATYGWGLLNASKAVNGPALFDARLALGPNVNIAFDNVSSVFKNDIGGDAGLNKSGSGQLTLAGANTYQGASNVLGGRLNITGSVASSVNVSALGRLGGDGGRIHGNVNNNGRVDNSGAGLTIAGNYVATPGAVLANQLNSSLTVGGAAILGNSHLVATTPGGSTDPSGYVTQQVGVSGKVLTAAGGVSGQFSEVSFEADGVSFTPGVFIAANLSYQAREVDLHISRTNVATMAAAAFKGDATRNNAAANLETGLQAADQMVASGKVTGTNGTFLASAAALQKSASVAVAGQVLDSLSGQIHASAQALTFQQSQTLNRDLGNRLAALGNQAEGQDGAGLWVSAIGASGKLNQSGYASGDTSLWGGQFGVDTRLGTHTIVGAALAYADSKASFDRLGGQGKGHSTGVSLYGRHGFGDGGAYVSGRAGVASIDSTVTRTALIGNTEQDLGASHTDSLWSAYMEGGYGLPLSADLRLTPYAGLAYDRLKRGGFTESGGVFGLTAESQVYKQTAGLLGVRGESRFQWAGGMSVLQAYAAWQHAFSEGSLDFGAAYVGAPAARFTVQGIGLARSSGWAGLGLSTTVDSRWGWYLNYDAQLGNGGLRNNMLALGLRFRLD, from the coding sequence ATGAACAAGGAACTGTCTGCCGGATATTCATTGTCGGTGATCGCGATGGCTGTATCGGTCATGATTTCGGGTTGCGGCGGCGGAGGAGGCGGCAGCAGTAATCCGAGCCCTCCCGCTCCCGCGGTGCCGACCACGCCGCCTGTCGTGACGCCTCCCGCGCCTGACAACAACAGCGGCAATGCCATCACACCGCCGGTAGTGACGCCGCCAGTGCTGCCGCCGCCGATGCTCAACGTACTCGATCCCAGCAATCTCCAGGCCGCCCGCGCCCAGGGCATGACCGGCGCCGGTGTCACGGTCGGCGTGGTCGATACCGACTTCGATGTCAGCGATACCCAGCTGGCCGGACGCATCAGCAAGACCGTCTACAGCAGCGGCGGCGCCAACGGCAACATGCACGGCACGGAAGTGGCGCAGGCCCTGGCCGGCAGTACCCTGGGCGTGGCTCCCGGCGTCTTCGTGCAGGCCGCGGCGGCCGGCACCACCGGCAATAGCCTGCTGCTCAATAACCAGATCTACCAGGACCTGTTCGCCAAGGGCGTACGGATCTTCAACCAGTCCAACGGCATCAGCGCCACCGGCGCCTCGGTCGGCCAGGCGCTGGCCCTGCATGGTTTGTACCAGCCCTATGTGGCGCAGCAAGGACTGTTCATCTGGTCCACCGGCAATGACGGCGCGGCGCAACCGAATCTGAACGCCAGCCTGCCATCCCTGTTCGGCGATCTGCAAAGCGGCTGGCTGGCGGTCACCGCGGTCAACGCCGCCGGCGGCAGCAATGGTTATAGCGCCAGCGATACCGTGCCGGGGGTCATTTCCAGCTACGCCAACCGCTGCGGCGTGGCCGCCAACTGGTGCCTGGCGGCGGCCGGCGATTTCATCTCCAGCAGCAGCGGCACGCGGGTCTTCGGCACCTCGTTTGCGGCGCCGGCGGTGAGCGGCGCGGCAGCCCTGGTGCAGCAGGCCTATCCCTGGATGAACGCCGACCTGATCCGCCAGACCATCCTGTCGACGGCGACCGACATGCACTATACCGCCACCTACGGCTGGGGCTTGCTGAACGCCAGCAAGGCGGTCAACGGCCCGGCGCTGTTCGATGCACGGTTGGCGCTGGGGCCGAATGTGAACATCGCCTTCGATAACGTTTCCTCGGTGTTCAAGAACGATATTGGCGGCGACGCCGGCTTGAACAAGAGCGGCAGCGGGCAACTGACCCTGGCCGGCGCCAATACCTACCAGGGCGCCAGCAATGTGCTGGGCGGCAGGCTGAACATCACCGGCTCGGTGGCTTCCAGCGTCAATGTCAGCGCACTGGGCCGGCTAGGCGGCGATGGCGGCCGCATCCATGGCAATGTCAACAATAATGGCCGGGTCGACAACAGCGGTGCCGGCCTTACCATCGCCGGCAACTACGTCGCCACGCCGGGGGCGGTGCTGGCGAACCAGCTCAACAGCAGCTTGACGGTGGGCGGCGCGGCGATCCTGGGCAATTCGCACCTGGTCGCCACCACCCCCGGCGGCAGCACGGATCCATCCGGCTATGTAACGCAGCAGGTGGGGGTGAGCGGCAAGGTGCTCACCGCAGCAGGCGGGGTCAGCGGCCAGTTCAGCGAGGTCAGCTTCGAGGCCGATGGCGTCAGTTTTACGCCGGGCGTGTTCATTGCGGCGAACTTGTCCTACCAGGCCAGGGAAGTGGACCTGCATATCAGCCGCACCAATGTCGCCACCATGGCTGCGGCTGCGTTTAAAGGGGATGCCACCCGCAATAATGCGGCAGCCAACCTCGAGACCGGACTGCAGGCGGCGGACCAGATGGTCGCCAGCGGCAAGGTGACGGGGACCAACGGGACATTCCTGGCCAGTGCGGCTGCCCTGCAGAAGAGCGCCAGCGTCGCGGTGGCAGGACAGGTGCTCGACAGCCTGTCGGGACAGATCCACGCCTCGGCCCAGGCGCTCACTTTCCAGCAGTCGCAGACATTGAATCGCGACCTGGGCAATCGGCTGGCGGCTTTGGGCAACCAGGCGGAAGGACAGGACGGCGCCGGCTTGTGGGTCAGCGCCATCGGCGCCTCGGGCAAGCTGAACCAGAGCGGCTATGCCAGCGGCGACACGTCGTTATGGGGCGGGCAGTTCGGCGTCGATACCCGGCTCGGTACACACACCATCGTCGGCGCGGCGCTGGCGTATGCGGACAGCAAGGCCAGTTTCGACCGCCTCGGCGGCCAGGGCAAGGGGCACAGTACCGGCGTCTCGCTGTATGGCCGTCATGGCTTCGGCGACGGCGGCGCTTATGTGTCGGGCCGGGCCGGGGTGGCCAGCATCGACAGCACGGTGACGCGCACGGCGCTGATCGGCAATACCGAGCAGGACCTGGGCGCCAGCCACACCGATAGCCTGTGGTCGGCCTATATGGAGGGCGGTTATGGACTGCCGCTGTCGGCGGACCTGCGGCTGACGCCCTATGCCGGCCTGGCCTACGACCGTCTCAAGCGCGGCGGTTTTACGGAAAGCGGCGGAGTGTTCGGCTTGACGGCCGAGAGCCAGGTCTACAAACAAACAGCGGGGTTGCTGGGGGTGCGCGGCGAGAGCCGTTTCCAATGGGCTGGCGGCATGAGTGTGCTGCAGGCATACGCGGCGTGGCAGCATGCGTTCAGCGAGGGCAGCCTGGATTTCGGGGCGGCGTATGTGGGAGCGCCGGCGGCGCGCTTCACGGTGCAGGGGATAGGGCTGGCGCGCAGCAGCGGCTGGGCGGGACTGGGCTTGAGTACGACGGTCGACAGCCGCTGGGGCTGGTACCTGAACTACGATGCGCAGCTGGGCAATGGCGGGTTGCGCAACAACATGCTGGCGCTGGGGCTGCGCTTCAGGCTCGATTGA
- a CDS encoding DNA translocase FtsK 4TM domain-containing protein: protein MNLSMHMAVFSWFGWSLLWLVPMVVRVLNARRSGINPLRGPGSIRLWLGTLLILCSSSALEAVLRTQESAPPDGDLFGYALAHGFMGVLGAAGGLLALAVIGILALSWLFGNEWLKSFAKLPLLQRIFPLKKQQPETPTEPRKPRAATVAAPVHSVPGPARARESIAIPPRSRKSWQLPSSSELAEVFGKQQKPLAKPAATKTSARSMAEWATVEQIIPTPAMRARATMAQQARIASATRKDAMHQRQAERIQHRPAPLTTIISTRPAVGTPAPATGAVQAAPARPAAEHAHAVEARHDAHVNEPAASTHAPASPSAATAPTHAAIAPIAPTHVVYQDAVRPESINLPAAPMPPEISSAFAAAGQAIAAVTQVAPAALTPGAALAALADNNEADFSFHPLHELRIDLPGLNLLDAAVNEQVDIPLERLAETGLLIEQRLKEFKVPVTVLGADAGPVITRFEVEPALGVRGSQIVGLMKDLSRALGLTSIRVVETIPGKTCMGLELPNPKRQMIRLSEILESPAYQDSVSHLTLALGKDITGTPVVADLARAPHMLVAGTTGSGKSVAINAMILSLLYKATPEEVRLIMIDPKMLELSVYEGIPHLLAPVVTDMKLASNALTWCVAEMDKRYRLMSALGVRNLAGFNQKIRDGEMRGKKVSNPFSLTPDAPEPLSTLPLIVVIIDELADLMMVTGKKIEELIARLAQKARAAGIHLILATQRPSVDVITGLIKANIPTRVAFQVSSKIDSRTILDQMGAEALLGHGDMLFLPPGSGYPQRVHGAFVSDAEVHRVVEHLKQFGEPEYEEAILAGVPAEGASTDLLGDSQDVEADPLYDEAVAFVVRTRRASISSVQRQFRVGYNRAARLVEQMESAGIVSSVAHNGSREVLTPVQTE from the coding sequence TTGAATTTGAGTATGCATATGGCAGTTTTCAGTTGGTTCGGATGGTCTTTGCTCTGGCTTGTCCCTATGGTTGTACGAGTGCTCAACGCACGCCGGTCCGGGATAAATCCGCTTCGCGGTCCGGGTTCCATCCGTTTGTGGTTAGGCACGCTGCTGATACTGTGCAGCAGCAGTGCGCTGGAAGCCGTGCTGCGTACGCAAGAATCGGCGCCGCCCGACGGCGACCTGTTTGGCTATGCACTGGCGCATGGTTTCATGGGTGTGCTGGGGGCTGCCGGCGGCCTGCTGGCGCTGGCGGTAATCGGCATTCTGGCGTTATCGTGGCTGTTCGGAAACGAATGGCTGAAATCATTCGCCAAGCTGCCCTTGCTGCAGCGGATCTTCCCGCTAAAAAAACAGCAGCCGGAAACACCGACTGAACCGCGCAAGCCGCGTGCTGCAACCGTCGCGGCGCCTGTCCATTCCGTACCCGGGCCGGCGCGAGCGCGAGAAAGCATCGCAATCCCGCCGCGCAGCAGAAAATCCTGGCAATTGCCCTCAAGTTCCGAACTGGCTGAAGTCTTCGGTAAACAACAGAAACCGCTGGCGAAACCGGCTGCAACAAAAACCAGCGCCAGAAGCATGGCGGAATGGGCCACGGTCGAACAAATCATCCCGACGCCAGCGATGCGGGCGCGCGCCACCATGGCGCAACAGGCGCGGATTGCAAGCGCTACACGCAAAGATGCAATGCATCAGCGCCAGGCAGAACGGATCCAGCATCGGCCGGCGCCGCTGACCACGATAATCAGCACCCGTCCTGCTGTCGGCACGCCGGCGCCTGCAACCGGCGCCGTTCAGGCAGCGCCGGCCAGACCTGCCGCAGAACATGCACATGCTGTCGAAGCGCGGCACGATGCGCATGTGAACGAGCCGGCCGCCTCCACGCATGCACCAGCATCGCCGTCAGCAGCAACCGCGCCGACGCATGCGGCCATTGCCCCGATTGCTCCCACTCACGTCGTCTACCAGGATGCGGTCAGGCCTGAATCTATCAATTTGCCGGCTGCGCCCATGCCGCCCGAAATTTCGTCCGCCTTTGCCGCGGCGGGCCAGGCAATCGCCGCCGTTACTCAGGTTGCGCCAGCTGCGCTCACGCCAGGCGCCGCTCTGGCGGCGCTCGCCGACAATAACGAAGCCGATTTCTCATTTCATCCGCTGCACGAACTGCGCATTGACTTGCCTGGACTCAATTTGCTGGATGCCGCCGTCAACGAACAGGTCGATATTCCGCTTGAACGCCTGGCGGAAACCGGCTTGCTGATCGAGCAGCGCCTGAAAGAATTCAAGGTGCCGGTGACAGTGCTGGGCGCCGACGCCGGACCGGTGATTACCCGCTTCGAAGTGGAGCCGGCGCTGGGCGTGCGCGGCAGCCAGATCGTCGGCCTGATGAAAGACTTGTCGCGTGCACTGGGCCTGACTTCGATCCGGGTGGTGGAAACCATTCCTGGCAAAACCTGCATGGGGCTTGAGTTGCCCAATCCGAAGCGGCAGATGATCCGGCTGTCGGAGATTCTGGAGTCGCCCGCTTACCAGGATTCTGTATCTCACTTGACGCTGGCTTTGGGCAAAGACATCACCGGCACGCCGGTAGTCGCCGACCTGGCCCGTGCTCCGCATATGCTGGTGGCCGGCACTACCGGTTCCGGCAAGTCGGTAGCGATCAATGCAATGATCCTGTCGCTATTGTATAAAGCCACGCCGGAAGAAGTGCGGCTGATCATGATCGATCCCAAGATGCTGGAACTGTCGGTATATGAAGGAATTCCGCATCTGCTGGCGCCGGTGGTCACCGACATGAAACTGGCATCCAATGCGCTGACCTGGTGCGTGGCCGAGATGGACAAGCGCTACCGCCTGATGTCCGCGCTCGGAGTGCGTAACCTGGCCGGATTCAACCAGAAAATCCGCGACGGCGAAATGCGCGGCAAGAAAGTCAGCAACCCATTCTCGCTTACTCCCGATGCACCGGAACCGTTATCCACCCTGCCGCTGATCGTGGTCATCATCGACGAGCTGGCGGACCTGATGATGGTGACTGGCAAGAAAATCGAAGAGCTGATCGCGCGCCTGGCGCAAAAAGCCCGGGCCGCCGGCATCCACCTGATCCTGGCGACGCAACGGCCTTCGGTCGATGTCATCACCGGCCTGATCAAGGCCAATATCCCGACCCGGGTTGCGTTCCAGGTATCGTCCAAGATCGATTCCAGGACCATCCTCGACCAGATGGGCGCCGAAGCCTTGCTCGGCCACGGCGACATGCTGTTCCTGCCGCCGGGATCGGGTTATCCGCAACGCGTGCATGGCGCTTTTGTCTCGGATGCGGAAGTGCACCGGGTAGTCGAACACCTGAAGCAGTTCGGCGAACCCGAATACGAAGAAGCGATCCTGGCCGGCGTCCCTGCCGAAGGTGCCAGTACAGACCTGCTGGGCGACAGCCAGGACGTCGAGGCCGATCCGCTGTACGACGAAGCCGTGGCGTTTGTGGTGCGTACCCGGCGCGCTTCGATTTCATCGGTGCAGCGGCAATTCCGCGTCGGCTACAATCGCGCCGCGCGGCTGGTGGAGCAGATGGAGTCGGCAGGAATTGTTTCTTCGGTGGCGCACAACGGCAGCCGTGAAGTATTGACGCCGGTGCAAACAGAGTAA
- a CDS encoding TonB-dependent receptor — protein sequence MIRERKLSQALRQVFFTSGVVVGIGLMAQPVQAQETNDDKPMGRVEITGSNIKRTQQEGAASTQILTRKDIQQSGKTSVADVVRSLSADNNGSISGSFTNGFAGSASGVSLRGLSVNSTLVLINGRRTAPYGLGDDGQRNFVDLNTIPLGAVDRIEVLKDGASAIYGSDAIAGVVNIILRETYEGKTISGSLGTSGHGDGTLRSASGTFGFGNLETDKYNYFFSIDAKQSNQILQKDRPEYLGTADARPWGGRDQRAGATTTSNTGGSSFVGTVRPVTAGGATIPGRGIQNLPGCASIDTGTSINGGGGCLWDPIKGGYQTVQPETQNINLFGRGTLQINNNMQAYTELGLFNSQAKTINTPSGLTSAGFDLVNNRVINSGTGPGQLLLPIGHPDNPFPANRARPRWADPDRPRTSDLDTTVTRLLVGVKGTSFGWDYDSGILYAQSKTQRTQNGYYRASALQTAVNDGSFRIGQAGALNSADTLAFVSPELKNWATTKLALWDFKGTREFGQLPGGPIGIAIGGELRHESTVSEATPYTDINDIVGLGYAAARSSRNISSLYTELALPVLKQLEFQLALRTDQYSDFGNSTTPKVGFKFTPIQQLAIRGTYAEGFRAPGPAESGDSAVSAFTTFTRDPVRCPATGLSADCADGKNVGAVTVGNKNLKPEKSQSYSLGFILEPIKNTSVSVDYWRIVRKNEITGSDAASIIADPSKFPDATVVRGEATSDFPGLAGPILLVKAPYINAGQTRTSGIDIDLRSRFDLNSYGRMTAGLTVSQMFEFKRTTNGVTQNFVGTHGDTNLSGNGGTPRTRASASLAWDRGPFNVTTSVNYVSGIEDRNEAGGECLDVDPVTGNPLMNCRVASFTTVDLFGRWDVSKQWQVTAAIANIFDRLAPLDVQTYGRINYNPSLHQSGAVGRYFTLGARYTF from the coding sequence ATGATCAGGGAACGGAAATTGTCGCAGGCGCTACGCCAGGTGTTTTTTACCAGCGGGGTAGTGGTGGGCATCGGATTAATGGCTCAACCTGTACAGGCGCAGGAGACAAACGACGACAAACCGATGGGACGTGTTGAAATCACCGGCTCCAACATCAAACGTACACAGCAGGAAGGAGCTGCATCGACGCAGATCCTGACGCGCAAGGACATCCAGCAGTCGGGCAAGACCTCGGTAGCCGATGTGGTGCGCAGCCTGTCGGCCGACAACAACGGCTCCATCAGCGGTTCATTCACCAACGGCTTCGCCGGCAGCGCCTCGGGCGTTTCGCTGCGCGGACTGTCAGTCAACTCCACCCTGGTCCTGATCAACGGCCGCCGCACTGCGCCTTACGGCCTGGGCGATGACGGCCAGCGCAACTTTGTCGACTTGAACACGATCCCGCTCGGCGCGGTGGACCGCATCGAAGTGCTGAAGGACGGCGCTTCCGCGATCTACGGTTCGGATGCGATTGCCGGCGTGGTCAACATCATCTTGCGTGAAACCTATGAGGGCAAGACGATCTCCGGATCGCTGGGCACATCGGGCCATGGCGACGGTACCTTGAGAAGCGCATCCGGCACCTTCGGTTTCGGCAATCTGGAAACCGACAAGTACAACTATTTCTTCAGCATCGACGCCAAGCAGAGCAACCAGATCCTGCAAAAGGACCGGCCGGAATACCTGGGAACAGCCGACGCCCGTCCATGGGGCGGCCGTGACCAGCGCGCCGGCGCCACTACCACCAGCAATACCGGCGGCAGCAGTTTTGTCGGCACCGTACGGCCGGTCACTGCCGGCGGCGCCACCATTCCTGGCCGCGGCATCCAGAATCTGCCCGGCTGCGCCAGCATCGACACCGGCACATCGATCAATGGCGGCGGCGGCTGCCTGTGGGATCCAATCAAGGGCGGCTACCAGACGGTGCAGCCGGAAACCCAGAATATCAACCTGTTCGGCCGCGGCACGCTGCAAATCAACAACAACATGCAAGCCTATACCGAACTCGGCTTGTTCAACTCCCAGGCCAAGACCATCAATACGCCGTCCGGCCTGACCAGTGCCGGCTTCGACCTGGTCAACAACCGCGTTATCAACTCAGGCACAGGCCCTGGCCAGCTGCTGCTGCCTATCGGCCATCCGGACAATCCGTTTCCTGCCAACCGGGCTCGCCCGCGCTGGGCCGATCCGGACCGTCCGCGCACTTCCGACCTCGATACCACTGTCACACGCCTGTTGGTCGGCGTGAAGGGAACCAGTTTCGGCTGGGACTATGACAGCGGCATCTTGTACGCGCAGAGCAAGACCCAGCGTACCCAGAACGGCTATTACCGCGCCAGCGCATTGCAGACGGCGGTCAACGATGGTTCTTTCCGTATCGGCCAGGCTGGTGCACTGAACAGCGCAGATACGCTGGCTTTTGTGTCGCCTGAACTGAAAAACTGGGCAACCACCAAGCTCGCTTTGTGGGACTTCAAAGGCACCCGTGAGTTCGGCCAGCTGCCGGGCGGACCAATTGGTATAGCGATCGGCGGTGAACTGCGTCACGAATCAACCGTCAGCGAAGCGACGCCGTACACTGACATCAACGATATCGTCGGCCTGGGTTATGCCGCGGCCAGGTCTTCGCGCAACATCAGTTCCCTGTACACGGAACTGGCGCTGCCGGTCCTCAAGCAGCTGGAATTCCAGCTTGCCTTGCGTACCGACCAGTACTCCGATTTCGGCAACTCGACGACACCGAAGGTAGGCTTCAAATTCACCCCGATCCAGCAATTGGCCATCCGCGGTACATATGCGGAAGGGTTCCGTGCGCCAGGACCGGCTGAAAGCGGCGATAGCGCAGTTTCTGCTTTCACCACTTTTACGCGTGATCCGGTGCGTTGCCCTGCCACTGGCCTCTCCGCGGACTGCGCGGACGGCAAGAATGTCGGTGCGGTGACGGTCGGCAACAAGAACCTGAAGCCGGAAAAATCCCAGAGCTACAGCCTGGGCTTCATCCTGGAGCCGATCAAGAACACCAGCGTGTCGGTGGACTACTGGCGTATCGTTCGCAAGAATGAAATCACCGGCTCTGACGCCGCTTCCATCATTGCAGACCCATCGAAATTCCCTGATGCGACTGTGGTGCGTGGCGAGGCGACTTCAGACTTCCCTGGCCTGGCCGGTCCTATCCTGCTGGTCAAGGCGCCGTATATCAATGCCGGCCAGACTCGCACCAGCGGCATCGATATCGACCTGCGCAGCCGTTTTGACCTGAATTCTTACGGTCGCATGACTGCCGGCCTGACAGTGTCGCAAATGTTCGAGTTCAAGCGTACCACCAATGGCGTGACACAGAACTTCGTCGGCACGCACGGCGATACCAACTTGTCCGGCAACGGCGGCACACCGCGTACCCGTGCTTCGGCTTCGCTGGCATGGGACCGTGGCCCGTTCAACGTGACTACTTCGGTCAACTATGTCAGCGGTATCGAGGACAGGAACGAAGCAGGGGGCGAATGCCTGGACGTCGATCCTGTCACCGGCAATCCTCTGATGAACTGCCGGGTTGCCTCGTTCACTACAGTTGACCTGTTCGGCCGCTGGGATGTGAGCAAGCAATGGCAGGTTACTGCTGCGATCGCCAACATATTTGACCGCCTGGCGCCGCTCGACGTGCAAACCTATGGCCGTATCAACTACAACCCGTCGCTGCATCAATCCGGCGCGGTAGGCCGCTACTTCACTTTGGGTGCTCGCTACACCTTCTAA
- a CDS encoding surface-adhesin E family protein gives MLPRAALVGAILLLTLPVHAATWNVFTTTAANATYFFDAETIAKSGNYVTLWIKQVQNPSVADADGSFSTALREQFNCSSRTLKILTMVTYNKDRSVRTTTSVASKENEIVPDSIADGFIKAVCLKDFPLATHADLYFPAINNDVYTHSANFFTWMDMQKNDPAPK, from the coding sequence ATGTTACCAAGAGCCGCATTAGTCGGTGCAATTTTATTACTAACATTACCTGTACATGCTGCGACCTGGAATGTGTTCACCACAACTGCGGCCAACGCAACCTATTTCTTCGACGCCGAGACTATCGCAAAAAGCGGCAATTACGTCACTCTCTGGATTAAACAAGTACAAAACCCGTCGGTAGCGGACGCTGATGGTAGCTTCAGTACAGCACTTAGGGAGCAATTCAATTGCAGCTCAAGAACCTTAAAGATTTTGACGATGGTGACTTATAACAAAGACCGCTCAGTCAGGACTACCACCAGTGTCGCCAGCAAAGAAAACGAAATCGTCCCGGACTCTATTGCCGATGGTTTTATAAAAGCAGTCTGCCTAAAAGATTTTCCACTGGCGACTCACGCGGATTTGTATTTTCCGGCCATTAACAACGATGTATACACCCATTCCGCTAATTTCTTCACTTGGATGGATATGCAAAAGAACGACCCCGCTCCTAAATAG
- a CDS encoding bacteriophage abortive infection AbiH family protein, producing the protein MDTALYIIGNGFDLHHEIRSNYRDFRAFVEQEDRDLFEHIEAYLPTRNDNDLENDWANLEMALGEADVDSMIDDCSQFLSSYGADDWSDSGHHDFQYEIEKIAGDLSGNLRTQFANWIRKITIPDAASAPNRLSSLDKNGLYLTFNYTSTLASVYSIPAANILHIHGEGANKDAELVLGHAWGPGTKKSLNDHPDIEDQDTRVTEAYGIVDDFFSATFKPSTKIILENQAFFAKSGKIKKIFVLGHSLSVVDLPYLQAIVKATDVSTTHWTVACRNEKEKPKKQAAIEALGVPEHLIATVSWDVLYK; encoded by the coding sequence ATGGATACAGCTCTATATATCATTGGTAATGGCTTCGATCTGCACCATGAAATTCGCTCTAATTACCGCGACTTCAGGGCGTTTGTTGAGCAAGAAGATCGCGACCTATTCGAGCATATCGAAGCGTACCTCCCCACGCGCAACGACAATGATTTAGAGAACGATTGGGCGAATCTTGAAATGGCATTGGGTGAAGCTGACGTCGATAGCATGATCGACGATTGCTCTCAATTTCTTTCGTCATATGGTGCCGACGATTGGAGTGATTCAGGACATCATGATTTTCAATATGAAATTGAAAAAATTGCCGGAGATCTATCAGGAAATTTAAGAACTCAATTTGCAAATTGGATTCGGAAAATTACAATTCCTGACGCTGCAAGTGCACCAAATCGACTATCTTCTCTCGACAAAAACGGACTCTATTTAACCTTTAACTACACGTCAACGCTAGCGTCCGTCTATTCGATTCCAGCGGCGAACATCTTACACATTCACGGCGAGGGGGCTAATAAGGACGCCGAATTAGTGCTCGGTCATGCGTGGGGCCCTGGAACCAAAAAATCATTAAATGATCACCCTGACATTGAAGATCAAGATACTAGAGTGACTGAAGCATATGGCATTGTGGATGACTTCTTCAGTGCTACGTTTAAGCCGTCAACGAAAATCATTCTGGAGAATCAAGCATTCTTCGCAAAATCCGGAAAAATAAAAAAAATCTTCGTACTAGGCCACTCATTGTCTGTAGTGGATTTGCCCTATTTACAGGCAATTGTCAAAGCGACCGACGTATCCACTACACACTGGACGGTGGCTTGCCGCAACGAGAAGGAAAAACCGAAAAAACAGGCTGCAATAGAAGCACTAGGCGTTCCAGAGCATCTGATAGCTACCGTATCCTGGGACGTTTTATATAAGTAG